The following is a genomic window from Nymphaea colorata isolate Beijing-Zhang1983 chromosome 3, ASM883128v2, whole genome shotgun sequence.
ATGCATCATCCATGGCGTTATCTGAGAGAAATTGTCGAACTAGTGTAGGGTTGTTGCTTTTCATCTATGAAGTCTGTCATTGATGGCCCGTAAAAGTTTCCACTTTATGGAGTCCGCGGCAACTCATAAGCGTCCGCCATATGCGGTTTCTATTAAGCACAGGCGCCACTTTCTGCTCTCCTGGTGGGCGCGAACGGAGCGCGTTTGAAAAGGCTGCAGAAGGTACTTGCAAGGAAGCTGCCGGCACAGAACCCAAAAGATTCAGGCACGCCCCTCAGACATCAGCTAGCCTGCAGGCTGTAGCCACCTCTCTCGAGTGGAAGACGGGGATTTTGATCCCACCGAAGAGAACCAAAATTCTTGAATTCTCGCGTTAGAGAAACAGCACACGTTGCTCCTGGTTACGTCGGCTACTAGCCTAATTCAACACATGTGCAAGAGAGGTAGCACGCCTCTCTAAAAGCCGAGTGAATTCAGAAGCAGAAAACTTCAACTTGGCCTGTTACTTAGCTGGTTGGTAACTTGATCCCTTCGGAAGGAAACAAACCAAGGGTGGGGGGCTAAAGCAGTACACGGCTCAATCAATGGCGGTGCTTATTGGAATGCATATTAGTTAAAGTCGCTAGCTGCCACCATGTCCTGCTGCTAGCATATTCATAGCTCTCCATCCATGCATGGAAACGCCTGTGTACAGAAAGGAACAAGACGGGAGGGGGCTGTGCCTAGTGGGGTTGGGTCCAACCATTTGAATCGATGGTCGCATTTCAATTCCATGGGCGTCTAAGAGACTAATATGAGTTTTTGGGTGAGCCGGAGGGACCTACAATTCGAGTGAGAGGGGGGTTTAAAACTAGATATACTACTCAAACCGACTAGCTATACTATGCTCCTTAAATCGAATTCATATCGATTTACCCTCATATTGGTAGCATGGTGCTATTACCACCATGCAAAGAAATGAATCGAAGTCTCCCTCGTTACTTCTGCATCCATCTCATGGCCCCAGTGTTTAGCAAGCCTTGAGACcatatgtttctctctctctctctctcattgttgTCCAAGTGAACCACAACTTGGGCGTAAAGAGTCGTACATGAAACAGAAGAGGGAATTATATATTGGCAACTAGTCTTGTTACACGGCTAAATATTATAGGAGGGGCCCCTGATAGTGATGGATTGCGAATTTGGGTGTCCCCGTTCTAATCAGACTGCCTTGGAATATCTTATCTGTGCCCGATCTTGGATGAGGATCAGATCGGCATCTTCAATCTAAATACACATATTCACAACTGCACAATACATATAAATGAGTTCGATCTTTCTGAACTTGTTCATTTAACAGTTACATCTTTGTCGAGTGTTGTTCACTTGAAGAGTGAAGAAGAACAGCAATCGCTTGTGGCGCTTCTGTTCTTGCAGCCGTCGATATTAATTAGTTCCTAATCACTCGTCCTGTTTCGACCTCATGAACTCCAGAGTAACAGACGTCCCGCGTCAATCTTCTCTCGGCAAACTCCAAACTCAGGAGTCAAAAGATTATGATATGGCAACTGAATGAAATATATTCGCGTGTTTCTTAGCGCATTTAATCAGGTTTAACTGAGAAATCGCATTCTTATACAACTTGAGCTACTTTGTCCAACTAATTGCTGGACAAGTACTCAGCCTACTATGCCCATCTAATTGTATTCATAAATTGGAACTACTTCTCATGGGAAATAAAGTTAAGGCAACAGAACCAACAGAAAAACCTTAGAATATGCATGAAAATCTCAACAAATTGCACCTGTTACAGACTTGTTTTCACTGAGTAATGCATTTTTATGAGAATTAAAGCATGTGGGATTCAAAAGTTTAACCGCTTTTGGATGTGTCACTATATAATATTCGTGATCCCAAAAATTGATATTCTATGCTTGCAAGATTTATTAGTTTGAACTAATGTTGGATCATTCTCTGAAGTGGGAATCGGTGCATTTTGTTTTACATTAGATTTGGAAACCATCTAGCCCCACTTGGCATTACATTTACATGACCAATAAAGCATAAGAAGTGACAGTTTGTGCAACTAGGCGTCTGAGTGGCCGGGCCACAAAATTGCGTCAGGTAAAATTCGATCACTTTTTTCTCCTCTACGCATAACAAGCAAAACTTTTCCCATCAAAACATGCCGTCTTATCTTCGTTCAATCAAGATTAGAAAAAGGTGCTTTCCACTAATGGGAACAAAGAATAAAGGCACCCCTACGTTGTTACCTAtgaaccaaaaaataaaaaagcctCTAGAAAAATTTCCATGAATCCCGctacctttaatttcttttattgtagATGACATAGTTACTGCTTCCGTGGACAGCAATTGAGAAACTAAGCctaaaaaaagtttatttgaaGGTAATTAGATTATGAAAATGCAGTCAAATAGATGCGTAGAAAAGATGTTGATCTCAATGCGTGTGTGAGCACTGTGCCTAGTGTGCATGTGTATATGCAACACCTACAACCAACTTAAACCTGAGAattgttttcttatttcaaCATCACTTTTACTTCATTTGTGCCTTGCGGATCTTTACTTGCTTCAGGGTACTGTTTGATAAGAAGAGCATTATGTacctgaaaattttcttgaaacacATTTTCGTAAAACACATGTTAGAAAAAACGATTGATTATAGGTACTTTTCCCTAGCACTGGCAGAACCATAAATTTTGGGCCCAAGGGCACTAATTAAGAAAATCTTAAAAACCATTAAAGACACGAATATATACAAATTAGGTTCAAATAGTTTCGGGTGAATAAGAAATTAACAACCTACCATCTAAAAAAGAAGCCTGAAGACCATTCCTATGAGTTCCAACCCAAGCAACAACTTGTGGCTTATTCGGGTCGAGACTACGAACAACCTGTCTTTCTCATTTCTTACATCATATACACACAGGTCGATCTTACCTCACCCGGCTGATGTGCGTTGATCTGGCGTCCTCCCAAAcaattgaaaagaaatgaagcttGTCCGTAATTTATTGGTAGAGGGCAAGAACAATTTTAAGAATACCAATTTTTTGCAGGAGACAATTTGTCCATGGCTAATAAGGTGGAGGTGAACATAGACAAGACGAAGAGGGTTCCGATAACATCTTGTTTAAATTTGACCGTGTACATCTGATCTAAATGGTTGACTTAAATAAGAACCACTAGTTGAGTCGCCGGAGTTCAAGAACTCAGTGTCTCACGCTATTCTTTTAAAATGGTGTCATAAATACATCAAAACtataagtaatttaaaaaagttatatatagaAACACACATTGATTGAGAAGCCCATTCCCTTCCAATCAACCTTGTACGGGACAGTATTTAAAATTGGCGATCACAATTGAAATTCGACAGAGAAATTTAAAGTGCATTTACTCATATCTAAACTGCCCCATCTGGGTCAACAAATAGGGAAGTAACAATCTATATCTTTTAGAGGACATCAGTACTAAATTGTTACTGTCCAGTGAAACTATCTCAAAACTTGGGGTAACTTCATAAAACATTGAAACATAGTGTTTCATGCATTTACCCCAAATTTTGAGGCAGAATCATTGGACAGTAAGAATTGGTTATCGACATTAAACGACTCCTTAGATAACAGTCCCATGTGCTCTTGATGTATGAACTATGATCATGTGACTCTTAGATGAACATGAAGCAAAGTAACTTTTATGAAgttggtattttttttcttttaaagttgATAACTTCTTTAGCTATCCTGCATAATGCACTCgcagagaaacaaaaagaaagaaaaaaccaaaggGAAGTGACTTGAGGCTTCGCGGTGCTTTTTGCCTAGAGAGCTTGCAAAGTAACCGCATAACAGCCGTTCATGGTCTCTTCTGAAAATTCCAGTTTGTCATGTTATAGGGTGACCTAAGAAAGGTAACTAAGTTTGTTGTGCCCTTTCTATGGATCGATTGCTTTTTGTCCCAACCCTTTTCAATCTGtgggctctttctctcttgtaccaagaaaaaaaattattgggcgAATGGAGTTTGGTGCAGATATGGTTCTTATAGTGGTCCCGTGGATGGCGGAACCTTCTTTCACATCAGatttttcatatacatatcaTGTGCTTCTCATagttcacacatatatatatatatatgtatataaataaattattgTGTCTTGATGAGCACTGAAATTTTGCATTGATGAAAGTCAGCCACCAAGCCTGCAAGAGAAGACCACCACAAAAAAAGAATGGAGCCAACAAGAATGACGGGGTTTCCTACTTGACACCTCTTATCGTTCCCTTCTTATCACCCGTTAATGTTTTAAAGCTTCAAGCTAGTTTTCACGTCTAAAAAACTAAAACGAAGTTTTAGATCAGGTTGCTTCCTCGTGTAAGTGGGGTTTCAGGACAGAGTGAGTGACTAAACCTATCGACCCAAATGTTGCTTCCTCAAGTAAAGTTTCAGCGTCATCGATCCATGGTTCCGAACAACTTCCTCTCAGCCGCACAAGAAATTCTCCCAACATCTGATTGTTAAGTTAGAGTCCTCTCTGTGCGATTTGTTTGGCTCGTCCTTTTGTAGTCCCCTTGGCATGATTGAACTCTATGCAaaacaaggtaaaaaaaaaatataatactATATTCTTTGactaaacaagttgaaaacGTCATAGAGAAATCTACACCAGCCACCACGCACGTTCCCCCTGCCACGCCCTCTCCAAAGGTTTACCTTCTCGCTTTGAGCCGACCTCCACGTAAAGTCGCGACGAACGAGCCCGGCCGTCGGCCGGCACCCGCCACCGAGTTGAGCCCACTGAGCTCCCGGAGAGCCCTTTCCCCTAGCTGAGTTAAGCAATCTCTGCGGAGAAGTCTCCTtccttcttttaatttttcaccTGCTGtactccttcctctcctctcccCCGCTTTCTTACGTCCCAAGCAACATAAAAAGACGGAGCGAAAATATTATACAACCATGATCCAGCAGAAAcggaaaaaggagaaacaaagcGTTCATTTCTCTTTCCTCTCGCCATTGCAACAACAAGGGGAAGAGCGGTGACTGAACTGCTCTTCCCCGCAAGTGACGACCCAAAAAGAGCGGACAGCAGGAAATGAAAAATCGACTACTTTTATTTGTACACATTGAAGCGGCCCATATGAATGAGAGCGAGTGAACAGAGACTGCTTCCAGTCCACCACCACTGTCCTCGCTCTTTCGTTTCCACGGCAAAAATGgaactaaaaagaagaaaatgtacaGAACATTGAACAAGCCAAACGCGAATCCGTCTGTACAAGCGCCCCTCTCTCTCAATGTCAGTCAATCCCATCCTTCTTGGATCGTGCCGAGCCTCGCCCCAGCCCTCCGACCACACCCACCAGCGCGTCCCTTGGTCGCCGAAAGCCCACcctgctcctcctcctcgtcgGCCACGAACACGTCGTAGCCCTTCCTGCTGAGCGCCGCGCTGGCCCTGGCGGCGAGCGCGGCCATCTCCGCGGGGCTGAGCGGGCGACGCAGAGAGCTGAGCGGGAGGACGAAGTACAGCTGCCCCGGCTGCAGCTCCTCCTCGGCGCCTATCGCCGAGACGGAGCCGTCGTACTCCATGGCGTCCGAGTTGCAGATGAAGCAGGCCGGCTCCCGCCGGAGAACGTGCGACGCCTTCACCGGCCACGCGAACTCCTGCAGGTCGCCGTCCGGCAGCACGAGCTTCGCCGTTCCCCGgcacgacgacgacgacgacgacgaagCCGCCGACAGGACGGCGGCATCGCGGGAGCAGCACGAGCCCATAGCGTCTCTCCAACAGGTTCCCTGGCACACGTGCGTCGCCTCTGGAGGCACTCCTCGCCCTCACTTCTTCTCTGCTCCCCTGTGTGATCGAGtgggagaaaaacaaagatgaagAACGGAGGGGTGAGGGAGCGAGCTCCTCCTTGTTATAGGTGGGACACCGGGCGGTGGGGCCCATAGAGGAGAATGGGGACGGACTCCTGTCCACGCTCGGCGGTGGGCCCCGCAGCGGCCAGTGACTGCGTCCGTCCGTCGTCggtgttagagagagagagagagggagacggtCAAAGAGGAGGGTGCCAACCTGGAATTGGCGGATGACAGCGTGTCCTCGAAACtcacaataaataaaaagagagtgGGGGAGTGAGACGTTAGTCACGAGGTCACAAACGGGTCGGAGTCGGATAATTCGTAGACCcggtctctttttctttttatattatatacaaCGCATGAGCTTGAATCTTTGTAGATTCAGGGTCCACGCCAAGTGTATTAGAAAATGTGAGTTTGGACAAAGACAATAGCACTGGCAGTCTCGATCAGCCAACGAGGCAGTCCAGTCCATCTTGTGAACACTGAGTTTTGCCGGTTCCTCAATTTGTTAATATGGACGAGGACGACAGTTGCATATGCCTTTCTCTCTTGTCCCAAAATAATTAACAATTGGCTGAAATGGATTTAAATCCAATCCCGATTGTCACCAATACCTACCATGGTGGATGCGGATCGGGTTTCACATGGTCAAATCCAGAGCATGAGTTACTTAGACCCGTGGCCACTAGCAGGTGAAGTTATGACTCCCATCGACATCCAGATTGTGGATCTTGATTTCAAGATCTGCATGTTCCTATACATTATGAGGTAATCAAAAGGAGGTCCCACATCTCAATGTTACCAAATGATGATGAGTAGCGCAACAGGTCAGGTTGGGTCGCGGGTATTGACCATATTCTAACTTCTAGTTTCGAAAGCTGCTATCCTCATATTATATTGAGGAATATTGATATGCGCTCATGTTATTGTTATCGTTCGCTAGGGGCTGGTCAGCATCGTTCAGCCTTGTTAGCTACAGTTGGGGTGAACAACAACAGTcaagctactcgagctcgagttcatgagtcagTCTGTTCAAATAaccaagttgagtttgagttcactAAACTCAAACTAttaaagctcgacttggctcgaaaATGATATGTagcgattttttaaatattcaactcgcttttttaattaaaagactgatatattgacgttaattaattatgtaagtttttacaaaagctcattcaagtttgtcaagtcttaatcgagtcgagctcgatttatggcaaagtaatagtccatatattcaaacgactttgtcgagccttaattgagtcgagcttgagcttaacaCATAGCTGCCGAGCATAGCTCAAACTGCTTCAATCGAGCTATTCTTGAGCTCAAACAagaggtttcattagtcaaaccgagctcgagctggctgaactcgggctcaacttcACCCTTAACTACAGCTACTTTTGCAACCTAACTGGATGACGCATAACTGATATTGGGCGTGAGCAGCAGTGGGTTGCTGTTGTGGATGGAGATGAGGAAGGAGGGTGGAGGTATGGTCTTAGTCAGAAgaactcttcctccttccttttgCCCTTAATTTGACGCATCGATACGCCCTTTTCCTTTCAATGCGCTGGCGATCAGCCCTACCCACTTTCACTTTCATCTCTCACCATTCTCCCTCCTCACCTGCATCCACTCgtttgaaaatcagtttttctttcacacatatatataatggttCAATCATTCAccatggttaaaatttaaaatttctttttagttttctcTCAACCTTTCACTTTAAAAACATCAACAACCAAGATGATTCTGTATAGGTAAGggacaaaaacaaaacccaTTAAACTTTCTATTGAAGTATTTTTACTGCAAGTCACCTATGATCTTAAAAGTGGTCTGATGACAAATATACATTaacttaaaatcatttttatgttaataatctTTTTATGATAAACAAAGAACAgctcttttaacatcaaaatgaccaaaaaagatcacttttttataaaaataactttaactaaaacatgatttttataaaaattttttttttaacaaaaatttaagatgTATGGTTTTTAGCCCTTACCCATCCAGGTGGTTGGTCTAGCAAATTtaagttttcttcctctctctctctctctctctctctctctctctctctatatatatatatatatatatatatatatatatatatatatatatatatatatatatatatatatatatcatagcaGACAGACTTCCCGCGGCGATATTCACGAGGTCATATTTTGGCTTATGCTTAGGAGACGAAGAAGGTGTACGAGACACGGTGGTTCATCATTCATGGCCATGGTGAAACTTTCCAAGAGGGTGATGGATCATGTGATCATGGGAAAGATTGCAAAACTGGGAGGGAGTAGATCTACACATATCATGGCAAAATGTTGGTGGCAATGATCAGTTCCTGATCTCGATCAAATTTTCTCGTTATGTCAATTCAATCTTGTCAGATTTCATGAACGGGATCATGCTGTCAGAACATTGCCAAATTTTGCTggctgcagaaaaaaaaaatacaggcTACAGAAAAGGACCCATCGTTGATGATGAAAACTTTGTGGCCCCTTCTTCATGTATCAGACCGTCTAATGCATGAAGCTGGTTTCCGGTTAAGTTGAATGACCATTCAATTCAATCTCCAAGAGCGCGACAGAATGGCAATGGCATGCTTACAAATTGTGGACAGATATTTACAGAGTGCTTTCGTAAAAGCTTGTATATCTTGATGAAGTCTAACAAGTATTGGAGTTTCGAAAGCAGAAGGTGGCCATGCCCCCATTACAGTCGCTGAGTTGTTATTTTGCAGGCATCGATGAGGAGGAGACTTCACCATCCAGAAACGTAGAGACAGGACTAAACGGTCTGAAAGGCTCAGACCCCACGCGGTTCAGCAAGCTAGGGATGGAATCTAGCTATCTGGCTGCGGATCAGATCTACCGCTGATCAAATTCGAGTAATCAGATTCTACAGCTCGATTCTGACCTGTTTTTACGAACTGCATTCAGATCCAACTAAGATCACGAAATTGGTCTCTATCTCGATCGATCGCCCCAGATGTCAATAAATCGGATATACAGCTGAACTACATAACAATTAGGATATGAAAACAACAAAGTGATATCCGATTAAGAATTTGGAGATACAAAATGGCATGAACAAATCAGATTCTGATTCGAATTCGGATGTAAGCGAATATTTGACTGGGTTTGGATCAAAtaaagctttcatatatgtctCACATTCAACCTTTCTAATGTGGTTTTGATTCagtttaaaagtcggatttggattggaatGTTAGTCTAAAAATAGAATTAGGATTGGATTTATattatgaatttggatataGTATAAAAGTTTCCCTATCTGGATTCGAATATATAGACATACGAAAAAATGTctggtaaaatatatatttaaaatgtcTGTGGTAAAATCTGTATTTAATTATTATCTGATCCGTCGACATCTGCACAATGCGGATTGAATTAAGGACGTGCTATCTAATGTACCTCCCTTTTGAAGAATTAAACTAAAATGTATTTAATTGCTAGCCTGATCTAAACGAGAGGAGTTGTGGACCCTGACAACCCTTTATTTGTATAATAAGAACATACGGAAATGCAATTTTCACCTCCTAGCCAATATCATGTCGATTGTGTTGCTGACCTTTTGTAGAGTTTTAAGATATAATTTCCACCAAACCAAGAGCACACATAAATTCATCATTTATAAATTAATCcttaagtctctctctctctctctctctctctctctctctatatatatatatatatatatatatatatatatatatatatatatatggcgtCCAAATTTAAGTTGGAGGTGTCAGTTCAAGAATACGACAACAATGGTGTCTAATCAGCTGCAGGGAAAAGATGAGAAGTTGTGGGCTAAGCTATTGGGAACGTGATTCTCATGTTGGCCTGGAACTTATCCAGCGATGCATTCTCCACAACCCTTTAAAGGTCAATGAAAGAATGTCAGTGTCACCAACCCTCACATTTGATCAACATTAACATTGAGATGAACTCCTTCCACCATCTTCTACCATTCGTGCCTCATAAGAGGCATTTAGTAACAGAAACACCAACATTTATGTTCGAACAATAACACAGTGTGTGTTTCCTGCCACCAAAAGCTCCTTATATTTGATCAGTGCGTtcactttcaaaaatttaaaagagtTCGCT
Proteins encoded in this region:
- the LOC116250030 gene encoding uncharacterized protein LOC116250030, coding for MGSCCSRDAAVLSAASSSSSSSCRGTAKLVLPDGDLQEFAWPVKASHVLRREPACFICNSDAMEYDGSVSAIGAEEELQPGQLYFVLPLSSLRRPLSPAEMAALAARASAALSRKGYDVFVADEEEEQGGLSATKGRAGGCGRRAGARLGTIQEGWD